A single region of the Pectinophora gossypiella chromosome 2, ilPecGoss1.1, whole genome shotgun sequence genome encodes:
- the LOC126376482 gene encoding voltage-dependent calcium channel subunit alpha-2/delta-3 isoform X7: protein MCKRVGVFVFLLLLSLESRDCTSSQQNDAVVKISLNTVQAWAVKLGTELYHFGEFITRKKEVQDSFKSAQIESRDGEKLVQSMSDDIRAMMELKVSAVKRIVEAAENMAFDKQNEPVPEDFQFYNSKEMDEPYDDISITTTAEPDFSLENWIPRPPTRSAHIAQNAHFWNIPVNTNFSSVHVPSNVYAWATEVIKGIHWSEGLDTHFINNYQSDPTLSWQYFGSSTGFMRHYPAMKWRADPVDIFDCRTRAWYMEAAASPKDVVILVDRSGSMTGQRRDIAKHVVTNILDTLGNNDFVNVMTFADTVEELVPCFEESLVQATLGNLRELKLALDNFETMEIANFSAALTRAFELLEIYRNNSGGANCNQAIMLVTDGVPYNYKEIFEKYNWKYETPVRVFTYLIGREVADVREVKWMACANRGFYVHLSTLAEVRERVLEHVNVLARPLVLQREKHPVVWTPVYANVTDPKVADYLWEQRERAEQKERFMSQRRDKALFNSEKEQDRRWRITQMKQGQYSEIGNSQYQLMTSVSMPVYDLRHNEMRIARLLGVAGTDVPLTEIQALMTPYKIGVNGYAFIVTNNGYILIHPDLRPVFQQILKPSYNSVDMIEVELFDDDRGPRNFSKELTALRKEIIDQKTGNKIMNVKYHMDDMKRVSRGKKHYFWTGISDSPFTLVVTIPENYGRHRITPPPTDDIHRLSLTSKNITAKQYLSDKWSVHPDWLYCRHYERTFATAEEELSYFLERVAKPGWRWPAKPRPPEHHKSKGHERHNNGTPETKERKISNNQPKNEYYCDHGLMQALVYDARNTVWFNKSISESASDDKAAEFIQRFGYIVAFMATHSGLTRWQTHPPREHDNDKPEFGKQYPRAIDEVWYRRAVEQHYVDPLSYVYSADLNTDKFPLNVSAAMVTASHAVFHGDGHRKAPAAVVGFQFKHERLREWFENITSSCEHNKECVTCESDNWDCYLVDNNGWIVVSQDSNQTGQFFGKVRPDIMTKLVEDEVFRPVHIIDYQAVCFREKKTTNFASMLITPLENLRLIMAWFLATSMWLYNSIAVGLAQASYSFDDEYVTPTAYQNYENDEETDDPYMSNKPPSRAVERDFEKLVLINRTRPTPCDREMYLYQLEYNNLEDKLSKPLNDCKRPFYAQLVNYTNMLLVVVDALCAREDVTLTAIDANEVQYNESLPCLKHMHPLYRKQPASCIRNHTEESNIDMCGRGSLPHKNILWIPLTILSLLKYF from the exons ATGTGCAAACGTGTTGGTGTCTTCGTGTTCTTGTTACTTCTGTCGCTGGAGTCCCGAGATTGCACATCCAGCCAACAGAATGATGCCGTCGTCAAGATATCACTCAACAC AGTACAAGCGTGGGCAGTTAAGCTCGGAACAGAGTTATACCATTTCGGAGAATTTATTACCAGGAAGAAAGAAGTACAAGAT AGCTTTAAATCGGCACAAATCGAATCGAGAGATGGAGAAAAGCTAGTTCAGAGTATGTCAGATGACATTCGCGCTATGATGGAACTTAAGGTTAGCGCTGTAAAGAGAATAGTGGAAGCAGCAGAGAACATGGCGTTTGATAAGCAAAACGAACCGGTACCGGAggattttcagttttataacaGTAAAGAAATGGATGAACCTTATGACGACATATCTATTACTACAACTGCTGAACCAGATTTTAGTTTGGAAAATTGGATTCCGAGGCCACCGACCAGAAGCGCTCATATCGCGCAAAACGCCCACTTTTGGAACATACCGGTGAATACGAATTTCAGCAGTGTTCATGTGCCAAGCAACGTGTATGCATGGG CTACGGAAGTTATCAAGGGCATTCACTGGTCGGAAGGATTAGATAcacattttattaataactaccAAAGTGATCCGACACTTTCGTGGCAATATTTTGGTAGCTCCACAGGATTCATGAGACATTACCCTG CAATGAAATGGAGAGCAGACCCAGTAGACATATTTGACTGTCGAACAAGAGCGTGGTATATGGAGGCGGCTGCAAGTCCCAAGGACGTTGTCATCTTGGTCGATAGAAGTGGGTCGATGACTGGGCAAAGGCGGGACATCGCCAAACATGTGGTCACAAACATCCTAGATACACTGGGCAATAACGACTTCGTCAACGTCATGACTTTTGCTGACACTGTCGAAGAACTTGTACCTTGCTTTGAGGAGTCTTTAGTTCAG GCTACTCTAGGAAATCTTCGGGAATTGAAACTAGCACTGGACAACTTTGAGACGATGGAAATAGCCAATTTCTCGGCAGCACTCACGAGAGCTTTTGAATTATTGGAGATTTATAGAAATAATAGCGGTGGAGCTAACTGTAACCAG GCAATAATGTTGGTTACGGACGGCGTCCCGTACAATTACAAGGAGATATTCGAAAAGTACAACTGGAAGTATGAGACCCCGGTGCGGGTGTTTACGTACCTGATAGGTCGCGAG GTGGCAGACGTGAGGGAGGTGAAGTGGATGGCTTGTGCGAATCGAGGCTTCTACGTGCATCTAAGTACACTAGCTGAAGTACGGGAACGGGTGTTGGAACACGTCAACGTCTTGGCGCGACCACTCGTACTTCAGCGAGAAAAACACCCAGTTGTATGGACACCCGTTTACGCTAATGTCACC GACCCAAAAGTAGCCGATTATTTATGGGAACAACGCGAAAGAGCAGAACAAAAGGAGCGCTTCATGAGCCAGAGGAGAGACAAGGCATTATTTAACTCCGAGAAAGAACAGGACCGCAGATGGAGAATAACACAG ATGAAACAGGGTCAGTACAGCGAGATTGGCAATTCGCAATATCAGCTCATGACGTCGGTTTCCATGCCCGTGTACGACCTACGGCACAACGAG ATGCGTATTGCTAGATTACTGGGAGTGGCAGGAACAGACGTTCCTCTAACCGAGATACAAGCATTGATGACTCCTTATAAG ATTGGTGTAAATGGATACGCTTTCATCGTGACTAACAACGGATACATCTTGATACATCCTGATCTGAGGCCCGTA TTCCAGCAAATTCTCAAACCAAGCTACAACAGTGTCGATATGATAGAAGTTGAACTCTTTGATGACGATAGAGGGCCTAGAAACTTTAGCAAAGAACTCACTGCG CTCCGAAAAGAAATAATCGATCAAAAGACGGGAAATAAGATtatgaatgtcaaatatcataTGGATGATATG AAAAGGGTGTCACGTGGCAAGAAGCATTACTTCTGGACTGGCATCAGTGACTCGCCATTCACCTTAGTGGTGACCATTCCAGAGAACTATGGTCGCCATCGCATCACCCCTCCTCCGACCGACGACATCCACCGCCTTTCGCTAACCTCGAAGAATATTACAGCTAAGCAGTACTTGTCTGACAAATGGAGTGTGCACCCTGATTG GTTGTACTGCCGCCATTACGAGCGCACATTCGCAACTGCGGAGGAGGAATTGTCATATTTCCTGGAGCGCGTTGCCAAGCCAGGCTGGCGGTGGCCAGCCAAGCCGCGCCCGCCTGAGCATCACAAGAGCAAGGGACATGAGCGACATAACAACG GCACACCTGAGACAAAGGAACGGAAAATATCAAACAACCAGCCgaaaaatgaatattatt GTGATCATGGACTTATGCAAGCATTGGTCTATGACGCCAGGAATACAGTCTGGTTCAACAAGAGCATATCGGAGTCAGCCTCGGATGATAAGGC GGCCGAGTTCATTCAGAGATTCGGGTACATCGTGGCTTTTATGGCCACCCACAGTGGACTCACACGCTGGCAGACACATCCGCCAAGGGAACATGACAACGACAA GCCTGAATTCGGGAAGCAATACCCTCGAGCAATAGACGAAGTCTGGTATCGTCGTGCCGTCGAGCAGCATTATGTGGACCCACTGAGTTACGTCTACAGCGCAGATCTCAACACTGATAAGTTTCCATTGAACGTTAGTGCAGCCATGGTAACAGCCTCTCATGCCGTGTTCCATGGAGACGGACACAGGAAGGCGCCAGCAGCAGTAGTCGGGTTTCAATTCAAACATGAACGCCTAAGGGAATGGTTCGAGAATATCACTTCGTCG TGTGAACACAACAAGGAATGCGTCACGTGTGAATCAGATAACTGGGACTGCTACCTAGTGGACAATAATGGATGGATCGTGGTTAGCCAAGACAGCAACCAGACGGGACAGTTCTTTGGGAAG GTCCGACCGGATATCATGACGAAGTTAGTGGAAGACGAAGTGTTCAGACCGGTACACATCATAGACTATCAAGCGGTTTGCTTTCGGGAAAAGAAGACGACCAATTTCGCGTCAATGTTGATTACG CCGTTAGAAAATCTGCGTCTGATCATGGCATGGTTCTTGGCAACGTCGATGTGGCTCTACAACTCTATAGCTGTAGGTTTGGCTCAAGCCAGTTATTCCTTCGACGACG AATATGTTACACCCACCG CGTATCAGAATTACGAGAACGACGAAGAGACGGACGACCCGTATATGTCGAACAAGCCTCCGTCACGGGCGGTGGAGAGAGACTTCGAGAAGCTGGTGCTTATCAACCGGACACGGCCAACGCCCTGCGACAGGGAGATGTACCTCTACCAACTGGAGTACAACAACTTGGAAGACAAGTTGAGCAAGCCGCTGAACGACTGCAAGCGTCCCTTCTACGCGCAGCTGGTGAACTACACCAACATGCTGCTGGTGGTGGTGGACGCGCTGTGTGCCCGCGAGGACGTCACGCTGACGGCCATCGACGCAAACGAGGTGCAGTACAACGAGTCGCTGCCTTGCCTCAAGCACATGCACCCGCTGTACAGGAAGCAGCCCGCCTCTTGCATCAGGAATCACACGGAG GAGAGCAACATCGACATGTGCGGCCGCGGCAGCCTACCTCATAAAAACATACTCTGGATTCCATTGACAATACTTTCATTATTGAAATATTTCTAA
- the LOC126376482 gene encoding voltage-dependent calcium channel subunit alpha-2/delta-3 isoform X6 encodes MCKRVGVFVFLLLLSLESRDCTSSQQNDAVVKISLNTVQAWAVKLGTELYHFGEFITRKKEVQDSFKSAQIESRDGEKLVQSMSDDIRAMMELKVSAVKRIVEAAENMAFDKQNEPVPEDFQFYNSKEMDEPYDDISITTTAEPDFSLENWIPRPPTRSAHIAQNAHFWNIPVNTNFSSVHVPSNVYAWATEVIKGIHWSEGLDTHFINNYQSDPTLSWQYFGSSTGFMRHYPAMKWRADPVDIFDCRTRAWYMEAAASPKDVVILVDRSGSMTGQRRDIAKHVVTNILDTLGNNDFVNVMTFADTVEELVPCFEESLVQATLGNLRELKLALDNFETMEIANFSAALTRAFELLEIYRNNSGGANCNQAIMLVTDGVPYNYKEIFEKYNWKYETPVRVFTYLIGREVKVADVREVKWMACANRGFYVHLSTLAEVRERVLEHVNVLARPLVLQREKHPVVWTPVYANVTDPKVADYLWEQRERAEQKERFMSQRRDKALFNSEKEQDRRWRITQGQYSEIGNSQYQLMTSVSMPVYDLRHNEMRIARLLGVAGTDVPLTEIQALMTPYKIGVNGYAFIVTNNGYILIHPDLRPVFQQILKPSYNSVDMIEVELFDDDRGPRNFSKELTALRKEIIDQKTGNKIMNVKYHMDDMKRVSRGKKHYFWTGISDSPFTLVVTIPENYGRHRITPPPTDDIHRLSLTSKNITAKQYLSDKWSVHPDWLYCRHYERTFATAEEELSYFLERVAKPGWRWPAKPRPPEHHKSKGHERHNNGTPETKERKISNNQPKNEYYCDHGLMQALVYDARNTVWFNKSISESASDDKAAEFIQRFGYIVAFMATHSGLTRWQTHPPREHDNDKPEFGKQYPRAIDEVWYRRAVEQHYVDPLSYVYSADLNTDKFPLNVSAAMVTASHAVFHGDGHRKAPAAVVGFQFKHERLREWFENITSSCEHNKECVTCESDNWDCYLVDNNGWIVVSQDSNQTGQFFGKVRPDIMTKLVEDEVFRPVHIIDYQAVCFREKKTTNFASMLITPLENLRLIMAWFLATSMWLYNSIAVGLAQASYSFDDEYVTPTAYQNYENDEETDDPYMSNKPPSRAVERDFEKLVLINRTRPTPCDREMYLYQLEYNNLEDKLSKPLNDCKRPFYAQLVNYTNMLLVVVDALCAREDVTLTAIDANEVQYNESLPCLKHMHPLYRKQPASCIRNHTEESNIDMCGRGSLPHKNILWIPLTILSLLKYF; translated from the exons ATGTGCAAACGTGTTGGTGTCTTCGTGTTCTTGTTACTTCTGTCGCTGGAGTCCCGAGATTGCACATCCAGCCAACAGAATGATGCCGTCGTCAAGATATCACTCAACAC AGTACAAGCGTGGGCAGTTAAGCTCGGAACAGAGTTATACCATTTCGGAGAATTTATTACCAGGAAGAAAGAAGTACAAGAT AGCTTTAAATCGGCACAAATCGAATCGAGAGATGGAGAAAAGCTAGTTCAGAGTATGTCAGATGACATTCGCGCTATGATGGAACTTAAGGTTAGCGCTGTAAAGAGAATAGTGGAAGCAGCAGAGAACATGGCGTTTGATAAGCAAAACGAACCGGTACCGGAggattttcagttttataacaGTAAAGAAATGGATGAACCTTATGACGACATATCTATTACTACAACTGCTGAACCAGATTTTAGTTTGGAAAATTGGATTCCGAGGCCACCGACCAGAAGCGCTCATATCGCGCAAAACGCCCACTTTTGGAACATACCGGTGAATACGAATTTCAGCAGTGTTCATGTGCCAAGCAACGTGTATGCATGGG CTACGGAAGTTATCAAGGGCATTCACTGGTCGGAAGGATTAGATAcacattttattaataactaccAAAGTGATCCGACACTTTCGTGGCAATATTTTGGTAGCTCCACAGGATTCATGAGACATTACCCTG CAATGAAATGGAGAGCAGACCCAGTAGACATATTTGACTGTCGAACAAGAGCGTGGTATATGGAGGCGGCTGCAAGTCCCAAGGACGTTGTCATCTTGGTCGATAGAAGTGGGTCGATGACTGGGCAAAGGCGGGACATCGCCAAACATGTGGTCACAAACATCCTAGATACACTGGGCAATAACGACTTCGTCAACGTCATGACTTTTGCTGACACTGTCGAAGAACTTGTACCTTGCTTTGAGGAGTCTTTAGTTCAG GCTACTCTAGGAAATCTTCGGGAATTGAAACTAGCACTGGACAACTTTGAGACGATGGAAATAGCCAATTTCTCGGCAGCACTCACGAGAGCTTTTGAATTATTGGAGATTTATAGAAATAATAGCGGTGGAGCTAACTGTAACCAG GCAATAATGTTGGTTACGGACGGCGTCCCGTACAATTACAAGGAGATATTCGAAAAGTACAACTGGAAGTATGAGACCCCGGTGCGGGTGTTTACGTACCTGATAGGTCGCGAGGTAAAG GTGGCAGACGTGAGGGAGGTGAAGTGGATGGCTTGTGCGAATCGAGGCTTCTACGTGCATCTAAGTACACTAGCTGAAGTACGGGAACGGGTGTTGGAACACGTCAACGTCTTGGCGCGACCACTCGTACTTCAGCGAGAAAAACACCCAGTTGTATGGACACCCGTTTACGCTAATGTCACC GACCCAAAAGTAGCCGATTATTTATGGGAACAACGCGAAAGAGCAGAACAAAAGGAGCGCTTCATGAGCCAGAGGAGAGACAAGGCATTATTTAACTCCGAGAAAGAACAGGACCGCAGATGGAGAATAACACAG GGTCAGTACAGCGAGATTGGCAATTCGCAATATCAGCTCATGACGTCGGTTTCCATGCCCGTGTACGACCTACGGCACAACGAG ATGCGTATTGCTAGATTACTGGGAGTGGCAGGAACAGACGTTCCTCTAACCGAGATACAAGCATTGATGACTCCTTATAAG ATTGGTGTAAATGGATACGCTTTCATCGTGACTAACAACGGATACATCTTGATACATCCTGATCTGAGGCCCGTA TTCCAGCAAATTCTCAAACCAAGCTACAACAGTGTCGATATGATAGAAGTTGAACTCTTTGATGACGATAGAGGGCCTAGAAACTTTAGCAAAGAACTCACTGCG CTCCGAAAAGAAATAATCGATCAAAAGACGGGAAATAAGATtatgaatgtcaaatatcataTGGATGATATG AAAAGGGTGTCACGTGGCAAGAAGCATTACTTCTGGACTGGCATCAGTGACTCGCCATTCACCTTAGTGGTGACCATTCCAGAGAACTATGGTCGCCATCGCATCACCCCTCCTCCGACCGACGACATCCACCGCCTTTCGCTAACCTCGAAGAATATTACAGCTAAGCAGTACTTGTCTGACAAATGGAGTGTGCACCCTGATTG GTTGTACTGCCGCCATTACGAGCGCACATTCGCAACTGCGGAGGAGGAATTGTCATATTTCCTGGAGCGCGTTGCCAAGCCAGGCTGGCGGTGGCCAGCCAAGCCGCGCCCGCCTGAGCATCACAAGAGCAAGGGACATGAGCGACATAACAACG GCACACCTGAGACAAAGGAACGGAAAATATCAAACAACCAGCCgaaaaatgaatattatt GTGATCATGGACTTATGCAAGCATTGGTCTATGACGCCAGGAATACAGTCTGGTTCAACAAGAGCATATCGGAGTCAGCCTCGGATGATAAGGC GGCCGAGTTCATTCAGAGATTCGGGTACATCGTGGCTTTTATGGCCACCCACAGTGGACTCACACGCTGGCAGACACATCCGCCAAGGGAACATGACAACGACAA GCCTGAATTCGGGAAGCAATACCCTCGAGCAATAGACGAAGTCTGGTATCGTCGTGCCGTCGAGCAGCATTATGTGGACCCACTGAGTTACGTCTACAGCGCAGATCTCAACACTGATAAGTTTCCATTGAACGTTAGTGCAGCCATGGTAACAGCCTCTCATGCCGTGTTCCATGGAGACGGACACAGGAAGGCGCCAGCAGCAGTAGTCGGGTTTCAATTCAAACATGAACGCCTAAGGGAATGGTTCGAGAATATCACTTCGTCG TGTGAACACAACAAGGAATGCGTCACGTGTGAATCAGATAACTGGGACTGCTACCTAGTGGACAATAATGGATGGATCGTGGTTAGCCAAGACAGCAACCAGACGGGACAGTTCTTTGGGAAG GTCCGACCGGATATCATGACGAAGTTAGTGGAAGACGAAGTGTTCAGACCGGTACACATCATAGACTATCAAGCGGTTTGCTTTCGGGAAAAGAAGACGACCAATTTCGCGTCAATGTTGATTACG CCGTTAGAAAATCTGCGTCTGATCATGGCATGGTTCTTGGCAACGTCGATGTGGCTCTACAACTCTATAGCTGTAGGTTTGGCTCAAGCCAGTTATTCCTTCGACGACG AATATGTTACACCCACCG CGTATCAGAATTACGAGAACGACGAAGAGACGGACGACCCGTATATGTCGAACAAGCCTCCGTCACGGGCGGTGGAGAGAGACTTCGAGAAGCTGGTGCTTATCAACCGGACACGGCCAACGCCCTGCGACAGGGAGATGTACCTCTACCAACTGGAGTACAACAACTTGGAAGACAAGTTGAGCAAGCCGCTGAACGACTGCAAGCGTCCCTTCTACGCGCAGCTGGTGAACTACACCAACATGCTGCTGGTGGTGGTGGACGCGCTGTGTGCCCGCGAGGACGTCACGCTGACGGCCATCGACGCAAACGAGGTGCAGTACAACGAGTCGCTGCCTTGCCTCAAGCACATGCACCCGCTGTACAGGAAGCAGCCCGCCTCTTGCATCAGGAATCACACGGAG GAGAGCAACATCGACATGTGCGGCCGCGGCAGCCTACCTCATAAAAACATACTCTGGATTCCATTGACAATACTTTCATTATTGAAATATTTCTAA